Proteins from a genomic interval of Fibrobacterota bacterium:
- a CDS encoding 3-hydroxyacyl-CoA dehydrogenase family protein — MDWRERLKSVAVIGAGGKMGSGIAWVALKAMADLDALSHGSPGSGEYELVLIDADRKAFGRLREYLRGQLLKNAEKNISELRAWAKDRAELIENGEIIEAYVDGALAMARWGTEVAEAASARIVFEAVFEDAALKRELYAGLKSRCSPETIFLTNTSSIPISQLDESAGLDGRLLGFHFYNPPAIQKLVELIPGKRTRPEAIALGKDLGKAFGKTIVASKDVAGFIGNGHFIRELLFALEKYRELRKEWSEPEAWYLLNRTTQDFLVRPMGIVQLMDYVGLDVFQMIAKVMREHLPAKGNGGSIFADATLDALLAAGIKGGQRGSGEQKDGLLRYERNKPAGVLADALASEGNRYVSLTQPGRFAKADAWLGEPPSPASPPAARISWSHLSKDPGKAAKLSAYFGVLKKAPGNGARLAREFLDHSRIVAEDLVRDGVAASLDDVGQVLKLGFFHLYGPADWGQG; from the coding sequence ATGGACTGGCGCGAACGCCTGAAGTCCGTCGCCGTTATAGGCGCGGGCGGCAAGATGGGGAGCGGCATCGCCTGGGTGGCCCTGAAGGCGATGGCCGACCTGGATGCGCTTTCCCATGGGTCCCCGGGTTCGGGAGAATACGAACTCGTCCTCATCGATGCCGATCGGAAAGCGTTCGGGCGGTTGCGGGAATACCTGCGCGGGCAGTTGCTCAAGAACGCGGAAAAGAATATTTCCGAGTTGCGGGCCTGGGCGAAGGACCGCGCCGAATTGATCGAGAACGGGGAGATTATCGAGGCATACGTGGACGGCGCCCTGGCGATGGCCCGCTGGGGGACGGAAGTCGCCGAGGCCGCCTCCGCGCGGATCGTATTCGAAGCCGTCTTCGAGGATGCGGCCCTGAAGCGCGAGCTTTACGCGGGGCTGAAATCCCGCTGCTCCCCCGAAACGATTTTCCTGACCAATACGTCTTCCATCCCCATTTCCCAGCTGGACGAAAGCGCCGGCTTGGACGGGCGTCTGCTGGGATTCCACTTCTACAATCCGCCCGCGATCCAGAAGCTGGTCGAATTGATCCCCGGGAAGCGCACGCGGCCCGAAGCGATCGCCTTGGGAAAGGATTTGGGCAAGGCCTTCGGTAAGACCATTGTCGCGTCCAAGGATGTAGCGGGCTTCATCGGCAACGGGCATTTCATCCGGGAGTTGCTCTTCGCCTTGGAAAAATACCGCGAATTGCGGAAGGAGTGGAGCGAGCCGGAGGCCTGGTACTTATTGAACAGGACCACCCAGGATTTCCTGGTCCGGCCGATGGGCATCGTGCAATTGATGGACTACGTGGGCTTGGACGTGTTCCAGATGATCGCCAAGGTGATGCGGGAGCATCTGCCCGCGAAGGGAAACGGGGGGAGCATCTTCGCGGATGCGACCCTTGACGCGCTTCTGGCTGCCGGCATCAAGGGCGGCCAACGGGGCAGCGGCGAACAGAAAGACGGACTTCTCCGTTACGAGCGCAACAAGCCGGCCGGCGTCCTGGCCGACGCCCTGGCTTCGGAAGGAAACCGCTACGTTTCCCTGACCCAACCCGGCCGCTTCGCAAAGGCCGATGCCTGGTTGGGTGAGCCGCCTTCCCCGGCTAGTCCGCCCGCGGCCCGGATTTCCTGGTCCCATCTATCCAAGGATCCCGGTAAAGCCGCCAAGCTTTCCGCCTATTTCGGCGTCCTGAAGAAGGCTCCCGGGAACGGCGCCCGTCTGGCGCGGGAATTCCTCGATCATTCCCGGATCGTGGCCGAAGATTTGGTCCGCGACGGCGTGGCGGCGTCCCTCGACGACGTGGGCCAGGTGCTTAAGTTGGGCTTCTTCCACCTGTACGGGCCGGCCGACTGGGGCCAGGGGTAA